A window of Miscanthus floridulus cultivar M001 chromosome 12, ASM1932011v1, whole genome shotgun sequence genomic DNA:
AAGTTTAAAAAGTATCAAATTATATATATACAAACGCACAAGACTACAATCCAATAAACATGATTAGCTATAGATGTTGGAATGAAAAAAGGGAAATAAAATTAGAAAACAAAACATGCACACAAGCCTCCATAGTTTTTTTTAATATAGCCTGCTTGAAATGCAATAATTTCATAGAAATCATACAACAATTTTATAGGAATTAGTTTAATTTTACAAAAAAATGCAGGAATTGAAAAAATGCCTCCCAAACAGGCCTAAAAAAATACACATTCGACACATACCACAGACACTGTTATTAGTTATAACAATGGAGAATTTATGGTAGAGGAGTGGTTGGGACCTACATCCCTACTTGTAATCCAAGACATTTTTTTCGAaacacaagttttttttttgtttcctgtgtttttgctgtaaaaatgaaATGTTTTTTTTGTGAAATTTATGTACGATTCTTGTAAAATTTTTGCGTTCCAATGGGCCCTAAAAGTGCTGTCTTGAACCCTAACAGGCTTGCTGCAAAACTCATAACACTAACCACTTGGCCACATGTCAGCTTCTATACAAATACAACCTCATGCTACCCCTTTTAGTAGAACGCTTGGAACCTCTAGCAACCGCACGAGGAAAGTAGACTGACTCGACTACGGAATGAGCTGAGCTTCGTTCATTTTTTTGTGTTATAAGTAGCTATCCTTGGCATCTTGTCTTTTCTGTTCTTACTTATATATAGGTGTCCATCTCTCCTCCTTGGAAAGATCCAACAAATTACTGAAACGATTGTAAATAAGCGCTAAGAAAACAAAGGAAAACGAAAGAGGATCCAAAGGACTATAAATGGAACAGAGAACTGCAGAAGATGCAGGCATTACGTCATATATTATCCGTATATATAATCTAGGCGCGGCAGCAATAAGCAACTGCGTCAGGAGTTCAGGACAGTGGACAGCAAACTAGTTTCCCAAACGAATGCCGACACACAGAGAAGCAAAATATCTGCTGCATGCTACCCACCGATGTCACTATTCTACTACCGCTGTGTCGCTCTGGCAACTGTACCAATGCCATACCCATACCAAACGTTGCAGATACATACACGCAAGAGTCCAGGAAGAGAGAATACGCAAAGAAAAGTCTGCACCAGATCTCGGTCGTTGGTTATCTCGGTCGGGCGATCATAGCAGGGACAGCTGCCTCACCGGGCCTGCTCAGAAACTCGAAAGTCTGAACCTTCTGTGAACAAGGGGTCCTTGTTGACATCTTCTGAAATAACTAAATAAGCTTAGTGACAGGGTAGCAAACAAGCAATGCTCACGACTCATCCACGCCATTCCAAACTAGCAGCGCCGACAGAGCTAGAGGCGATAGAGTATCTGAAATGTAAGCAACATTGCGGTTGCACTAATGTACTGCAACTTGGTCTATCTTCACCATGGGAGCAGGTTCAAACCAAAGGTTCCACTGGCAGTtctcttgatctgtcgagtgtcAGCACACAGAACACGAATGCCCTGAATCTAGACAGGCGTCAGCACAAAAACCGCTGGGCTGGAGATCACCCACACCATATACTACCATAGTCGTCCGACTGCTCTGTGCGGCTGGAGATCATCCATATCCACCATGCTGCCGTCATCGTCCGACATCACCTGTGGCTGGAGATCATCCACCATGCTACCCTCGCAGTGAGCACGCAGCATGAGAAAACCACCAAAAGTAGCCTTCTTGGGACCCTGCCACTGCACCATTTATAATTGACCAATCTTTCAGCGTTATGCCCATATGAGACCCCCCTGGGCAGCATCAACATCAGTGAAACAAGTCGTCTCTCCAGACAATATTATCCGCGTAACCTTGGGTCATAAGAAAACACCAGCTGTGAGCCGCCACGACGTCAATGAGATATGGAGAACTGAAGAAAGCGGTTGAGGGAGAAGCCTGGAACCACAGAATGAATATGATACATTTACTTGCATGGTGGACGGCACCAGGGCAGACGCATCCATGCagtgccggccgaggaccgtcTCCTGGACAGGAATACTGACAAATGAATGCATGGACGTTATGTGCATATGCCTTGACGTCTCCTTTGGAGTAAGCGCAGTCCAGGTGAAGACCATCAGGTGTATGTTCATTTCTGTAGTCTCATTCCTTGGTCGCAAGCACTGCAAGAAGCAAAAATCGTGTACCTCGGATGAATTTCAGGACCCTATAAGTAGATTGAGTCACAACGGTCCTTCCGTATTCTGATTCTGAATAGTAGCTGCCTGACTTCTGCCTCCAGTGCTGCCGTTCGTCAGCCAACATGTCTGACCTGTCAAGGACTGTTGCTCAGGAGCAGCTCGTGTCCCAGGACCTGCACCTCTCGCCAACGCCGGTGATCAACCTTGGGCAcctcagccttgactctgtgacaCGATCTGGCGTGGTCGACCAAATCGCTAAAGCATGCCATGATCTAGGGTACTTCCAGGTGATGTTGCTTAAGAACAGAGTGCTACAGTTCTTTTCCCTTTGCATTTTGTCCTTTCCTCTATTTCCTTTGACTTTTTCCTTTCTCTGACTGATATTTAATATCGCCATCTGTGACCTCTGCTGACTGCTAGAGTGGACCGAGGAAGCTGACTTCCGTGGcaaaaatttcagaagataaaATACTTCAACCTTAGATGCTTTGACGACAGACCTTCTTTGAAACCCAGAAGCTAGCTCTGATAGCATCTCGTTGTTAAGATGGTTATGATATGAGCAATCTGTCTTGATTCAACTGCATGACTACATTCCCACTTATGGCTCCCAAAATGAAGAGTCTACGCTTTAAGTTGGCTGAAATTTGGAGTATATGTAGAACTTTTGACCAAACTATGTAATTGTCTTGGTGAGTAAGCTAGTTCTACTGAAACTGTAAGGGGCTGGAAGATGAAGACGACCAGCTCCACGTTACTCAGTTGCATGAAAACTGACAATAAACAACAAGTTGAGAAGGAATTCAGTTCGCATATTGCCCTTCAGTTTTCATTTCAATGGCTAAAACTTCCATAGGGCCATAGGGAATTCCATTCACATGGAAGGTCATTTCAGTACTTATGAATGTCAAATTGTAAATCATCCCTTCTGTGGTGTTATGCTCTCAGTTTTCTAGGTGCTATGAACATTCCAGCCTTGAGGGgcttgccaaattttgctttaagaAGATAACTTAAGCTGTTGAGTCTCCATACACCCTTGCGAGATCCTCAACTACAAGGGAACAGAGAAAGCTTACTTCCCTGTCCAAACCCTTGGCTTATTGCTCCATTTTTGCAGGTTATAAACCATGGGATCAGTCAACCTGTCATGGATTGTGCTGTTGAAGCAGCTTCAGATTTCTTCAAACTACCAAGTGAGACAAAGGAAGAGTTTGCATCAGAGGACCTCCGCCAACCTGTTAGATATGACACCAGCTCAAAAGATAGCATTAGCATGTCACGGGCATTCCTAAAGCATTATGCCCATCCACTCAGTGATTGGGTTCAATATTGGCCAGAGAAACCACCAATCTACAGGTAAAACAATTTTTCCCAAAAAATCTCCGACAAACCTGAACTACACAGTGGGCTGTACATGTTTGTAAGAACTGACCTGACCCCTTTTTGTTTACTGAAATCAGGGAATACATAGGAAAGTATGCTGTTGAAGTAAGGAGGGTGGCTTTGCAACTGATGCAAGCAATACTAGAAGGCCTAGGATTGGGTAAGGAATACCTGAATGGGAAATTTCAAGAAGGTTCACAACTATTGTCAGTGAACTGCTACCCTAAAGCATCACAAGATGCCATGGCTATAGGGCTGGCTCCACACTCTGATTATGGATTTCTTACCATCTTGCTCACAAGTTGTCGGGGCCTTGAAGTCCTTGACCGCAGCAGCAACAGCTGGAAAACAGCTCAGCGACTTCCGCATGCATTGCATGTCCATGTAGGAGACCACATGGAAGTCCTGAGCAATGGGCAAATCAAAACAGTTGTGCACCGTGCTGTTTTGAATCCTGAAGAGTCAAGGATTTCTATAGCAAGCATTCATGGTTTTGAAGTACATGAGAAGGTCGCCTGTGCCAAGGAGCTTGTGGATGAACAAAATCCCCAAAAATACAAAGAGAGCAGCTTTAGTGACTTCCTCGACTATCTCACAGCTAATATGGACAACAAGCACAGGAATTTTCTTGAAAGCCTCAGAATGTAAGGACTACAAGCCGTAATTAGGGTACAACCTTCACTACAAGTTCAAAAGGTGGTAGGACATCATCCTATGTCTACTGCATTTCATATCTGTCTACTTTAGAGTTCAGACTAATAATCTAAACTTCCATGTTCTTGTCGCTTTGATAAAGAGGTGTACTAACCTCGTCATAGTGGGGATATGTAGTTCTGGTATAAAATTTAAAATCATCCAACCATGCAGATTAACTGGTGCTATGATATTTGAGAAGGCAGATCGAGCTAAGGTTTACTGTCACATGTTTAAATCCTGAAGCGTCCATGTAATCTTCAATAAAGCCCTGTCTGTGTCTGGTGGTGTCCATTTCCAGTTCATGAAGCATTGAAAACTCGCATGTGTAATCATCTTTGGCCATTGTCTACAAGACCACAACCTTCAGGCTCAAAAAGCATCTTTGGTAACTTGGAGTGGGTGTGAAAATGGCTTAGATGACTCAGTGtaaaatatttttatatattgaGCATGTCAATTACTTACTTTGTGCTTTTGAGTTGGCTGGTGAGCAACCTGAATTCCATTCCCTTAAAGCAAATGGAGGTCATGAATCAGAAGCCTGCACAAGGTGGTCGACATCTATAGTCAATACCTTCAATGCATAGCATTACATTACATTGTTTCTTAAGGTGTTTAACAAATATAGCTATCTACTAGCTTTACTCCCCCATGCTGTCTTGTAGGTAGCATAAAAGATTTGTCCCTTCAACAATCAATATAAATATATTAGTATACTCTTCAAAGATTTTATATGAAACCACACATAGGACATAGCATCATTTTAACTTTCTACGCACATGTCTATGGTGGCCCTGAGTTCTTGGCCTCAATGTACGAGGTAGCACCAAACGAAGAGCTAGCACACTCTGCCTTCTCACCTCACTCTGGCAAAAAGTCAAGTCAGACGACCGTAGGAGAActcaattttcaaaacaattaaCTGTTTTGATGTTGTGTCTATAAGAGTGGATCTAGAATACTAGACTTTGTGCTACAGTTTGGAGCTACGCAATCTTCGCGGGTACCGCAACactcatatttttttttgaaagaactcgCAACACTCATATTGTAGACTTAATAGAGTTTTAAGCCCAAATAAGTTAAAATAAGGTTGGACCAAGCCTAATTAATGAATTCCACAAAGATAGTCACCTTATTATTATTGGCAAGGACGGTCTAATTGGGCGCGTAACAAGCTATAGGCTCCACTGCTACATGGCAGTGGTATACTCccttcattttaaattataagatatttttatttttctaaataaATAGCAATGTATCTCGAAGGTTTATAATTTAGAACCGAGGCGGTACTCGCAAATTAAATAAACAACCAGAAGCGTTAGTTCATTGTTGGCCACCGAACTGCAACAGGTGAAATATGTTTGCATGCCTTGTTGCTATCAGCCGTGATGCAATGCGCGGCCCCAATCGTTCCTTGTCGCCGGCCGCCGCGGGCATGCATGGGTTCTGTCGCTGATATGTTATTTTTCTGCGAGTGGCCTCCGAAGGTTGTTGGATGAATCTGGCACGGGGGTGAATGGAGGCAGGAGGGCTGGCGGGAGGGGTTCAAAGTCAGCTGGTGGCCGCAGTTGCCGGCGCGTGATGTCTCCGCTAGCCTCCAAAAAAACTCTTTTCGGCCGTGATTAACCAGCGCCTCCAAGACAAGACGGGCGGCAGCACTCACTCCGAGACCCGAAGTACACTGCCACCGGCTCGATTTTCCGGCTTTCCGCAAGAGCGGCATGGTTGGCCTTGTTGTTTCCCTTTTCTTTTCCCCTGTTACTGTTTCTCTATCAGCTTCCTTCAAAAAATATTATCTCTATCAGCAGTGTCCTGGACTAGTATTTCTGAAGCACAAGCTTTACGATGTGTCACAGACTGAGAGCTAGCCATGCATATTGGGGGTTGGTGCTCAATGAGCATGATGAGCTCTCCCTTTGGCCTAGATGAGATCTCCCTCCCAGTGCAACCATGCAAGCTTTCCTGGAGGttcatgctcatgccacccgtCATGCCGTACACGGGCTGCTGGAGCTGAGAAACCAATTGGTTTGGAGGCCAAGGTGTGCGAGCCAGCGCGACGAAGCTCAAAGGCTCGTGCATGTGATGTGACTCAACGCGGCCATGAGCGAAGGGCAGTGGAGGCAGGAACAGCAGTGCAGGGTAGGCCGGCGCTGCGGGGCTCGCTCGACGGTCGGTGCATCAGTAGGGGGTGGGCGGCGGCGGAGTCTCCGAAGAAAGAAACGGGAGGAGGAAGAGAATGTAAGGCCAGTCTCAGCGGG
This region includes:
- the LOC136498337 gene encoding flavanone 3-dioxygenase 3-like, which gives rise to MSDLSRTVAQEQLVSQDLHLSPTPVINLGHLSLDSVTRSGVVDQIAKACHDLGYFQVINHGISQPVMDCAVEAASDFFKLPSETKEEFASEDLRQPVRYDTSSKDSISMSRAFLKHYAHPLSDWVQYWPEKPPIYREYIGKYAVEVRRVALQLMQAILEGLGLGKEYLNGKFQEGSQLLSVNCYPKASQDAMAIGLAPHSDYGFLTILLTSCRGLEVLDRSSNSWKTAQRLPHALHVHVGDHMEVLSNGQIKTVVHRAVLNPEESRISIASIHGFEVHEKVACAKELVDEQNPQKYKESSFSDFLDYLTANMDNKHRNFLESLRM